In the genome of Rhodoplanes sp. Z2-YC6860, one region contains:
- a CDS encoding amidase: protein MNDLSMRSHKLRGYVSHGADLRSGKLSPKTYLEETLSKITQLDKSIGAFVTVNRDGARQAAEDSAKRWANGKPLSPIDGMPVAIKDIIETADMPTGQGSPMWEGTDWKRDSASVHALREAGAVIIGKTTTTEFASSHPWHKTQNPHDPKRTPGGSSSGSAAAVGAGMVPAGLGTQVVGSILRPASFCGAVGFKPSVGAINRSGSHDHFSQSCQGAIGATLADTWAVLRAIADRAGGDPGFVGLTGDVDFKTRTRPGKLAIVETYGWKHTSEGGRKAFAAAKQRLQTVGIELLSRADDPDIEAVDQSLSEAMDLTMSINAWEGRWPLNTYSDMDPTKLSQSARDRLLAAEKMTQKQFGELLARREAVRATWAKAAAKYDALITLGACGAAPVGLGTTGNTAMNVSASLLGCPALTIPVLADEGLPLGLQLLGRANDDAALFGVASWIAAEGLSRPDLVGTVA, encoded by the coding sequence ATGAACGATCTCAGCATGCGCTCCCACAAGCTGCGGGGCTATGTCTCGCACGGCGCCGACCTGCGCTCGGGCAAGCTCAGCCCCAAGACCTATCTCGAAGAGACGCTGAGCAAGATCACGCAGCTCGACAAGAGCATTGGCGCTTTCGTCACGGTCAACCGCGACGGCGCCCGCCAGGCCGCCGAGGATTCGGCCAAGCGCTGGGCCAACGGCAAGCCGCTGTCGCCTATCGATGGGATGCCGGTCGCGATCAAGGATATCATCGAGACCGCCGACATGCCGACCGGTCAGGGCTCCCCGATGTGGGAGGGCACCGACTGGAAGCGCGACTCCGCGAGCGTGCATGCGCTGCGCGAAGCCGGCGCGGTGATCATCGGCAAGACCACCACCACCGAGTTCGCCTCGAGCCATCCGTGGCACAAGACGCAGAACCCGCACGATCCGAAGCGCACGCCGGGCGGCTCGTCGAGCGGCTCGGCCGCGGCGGTCGGCGCCGGCATGGTGCCGGCTGGGCTCGGCACGCAGGTGGTCGGCTCGATCCTGCGGCCCGCGAGCTTCTGCGGCGCGGTCGGCTTCAAGCCGAGCGTCGGCGCGATCAACCGGAGCGGCTCGCACGATCACTTCAGCCAGAGCTGCCAGGGCGCCATCGGCGCGACGCTGGCCGACACCTGGGCGGTGCTGCGCGCGATCGCCGACCGCGCCGGCGGCGATCCGGGCTTTGTCGGTCTCACCGGCGACGTCGATTTCAAGACGCGCACCAGGCCCGGCAAGCTCGCCATTGTCGAGACGTATGGCTGGAAGCACACCAGCGAAGGCGGACGCAAGGCGTTCGCCGCCGCGAAGCAGCGACTGCAGACGGTCGGCATCGAACTGCTCAGCCGCGCCGACGATCCCGACATCGAGGCGGTCGACCAGTCGCTGTCGGAGGCGATGGACCTCACCATGTCGATCAACGCGTGGGAGGGCCGCTGGCCGCTCAACACCTATTCGGACATGGACCCGACCAAGCTCAGCCAGTCGGCACGCGACCGGCTGCTTGCCGCCGAGAAGATGACGCAGAAGCAGTTCGGTGAATTGCTGGCGCGGCGCGAAGCGGTGCGCGCAACCTGGGCCAAGGCCGCAGCGAAATACGACGCGCTGATCACGCTCGGCGCCTGCGGTGCGGCTCCGGTCGGCCTCGGCACGACCGGCAACACGGCGATGAACGTGTCGGCGTCGCTGCTCGGCTGTCCGGCGCTGACCATCCCGGTGCTGGCCGACGAAGGCCTGCCGCTCGGCTTGCAGCTGCTCGGCCGCGCCAACGACGACGCGGCGCTGTTCGGCGTGGCGAGCTGGATCGCGGCCGAAGGGTTGAGCCGGCCGGATCTGGTCGGCACGGTGGCCTGA
- the soxA gene encoding sulfur oxidation c-type cytochrome SoxA — protein MSAAAVLRRLALAAILAAPFVTARAEIPLNERRSGYEDMSADNKAMQDDDTANPAMLSVLDGEALWQAKAGSARKSCADCHGDAAEKMKGVAARYPAFDDKLGGPVDLEQRINLCRERHQNATPFTFESKEMLALTTYLGLQSRGEPIAPPNDPRLAPFIEQGRAIYNQRQGQLNLACAQCHDDNWGKSLAGNKVPQAHPTGYPIYRLEWQSVGSLQRRLRNCMIGMRAEPYAFGSAEHVNMELYLMWRARGMKVETPAVRP, from the coding sequence ATGAGCGCTGCCGCTGTCCTGCGACGGCTCGCGCTGGCCGCCATCCTGGCAGCCCCGTTCGTCACAGCTCGTGCTGAAATCCCGCTGAACGAGCGACGCTCGGGCTATGAGGATATGAGCGCCGACAACAAGGCGATGCAGGACGACGACACCGCCAATCCGGCCATGCTGTCGGTGCTCGACGGCGAAGCGCTGTGGCAGGCGAAAGCCGGCAGCGCCAGAAAATCCTGCGCCGACTGCCACGGCGACGCGGCGGAGAAGATGAAGGGCGTCGCGGCGCGCTATCCGGCCTTCGACGACAAGCTCGGCGGTCCGGTCGACCTCGAGCAGCGCATCAACCTCTGCCGTGAGCGCCATCAGAACGCGACGCCGTTCACGTTCGAGAGCAAGGAGATGCTGGCGCTCACCACCTATCTGGGCCTGCAATCGCGCGGCGAGCCGATCGCGCCGCCGAACGATCCGCGGCTTGCGCCGTTCATCGAGCAAGGCCGCGCGATCTACAACCAGCGCCAGGGGCAACTCAACCTCGCCTGCGCCCAGTGTCACGACGACAACTGGGGCAAGAGCCTCGCCGGCAACAAAGTGCCGCAGGCACATCCGACCGGCTATCCGATCTACCGCCTGGAATGGCAAAGTGTCGGGTCATTGCAGCGGCGGCTCAGGAACTGCATGATTGGGATGCGCGCCGAACCCTATGCGTTCGGCTCGGCGGAACACGTGAATATGGAGCTGTATCTGATGTGGCGAGCACGCGGAATGAAGGTCGAAACCCCGGCGGTGCGGCCATGA
- the soxZ gene encoding thiosulfate oxidation carrier complex protein SoxZ gives MAARTLINVPAKAKRGEVIAIKSLISHIMENGFRHDNTGKPIPRDIITSMVCTYNGEEIFNATLYPAISANPFITFYTVATESGTIAFKWTGDNGFVADASANITVE, from the coding sequence ATGGCTGCCCGCACCCTCATCAACGTTCCGGCCAAGGCCAAGCGCGGCGAGGTGATCGCGATCAAGTCGCTGATCTCGCACATCATGGAAAACGGCTTCCGCCACGACAACACCGGCAAGCCGATCCCGCGCGACATCATCACCTCGATGGTGTGCACCTACAACGGCGAAGAGATTTTCAACGCCACGCTCTATCCGGCGATCTCGGCGAACCCGTTCATCACCTTCTATACGGTCGCGACCGAGAGCGGCACCATCGCGTTCAAGTGGACCGGCGACAACGGCTTCGTGGCGGACGCCTCCGCGAACATCACAGTCGAATGA
- a CDS encoding SoxY-related AACIE arm protein: protein MFLAGAGAMLIVRPAIATPASMAAAIREITGNAEAKPGKIKLNIPPLVENGNSVAITVSVDSPMTATNYVKSIHVLTEKNPQSNVISAKLGPRSGKAEISTRIRLADTQSVIAICELSDGTFWSDKVDVILTISACLEDPV from the coding sequence ATGTTTTTGGCCGGAGCCGGCGCCATGCTGATCGTGCGGCCCGCGATTGCGACACCGGCCTCGATGGCCGCGGCGATCCGCGAGATCACCGGGAACGCCGAAGCGAAGCCCGGCAAGATCAAGCTCAACATCCCGCCGCTGGTCGAGAACGGAAACTCGGTCGCCATCACGGTCTCGGTCGACAGCCCGATGACCGCGACCAATTACGTCAAATCGATCCACGTCCTCACCGAGAAGAACCCGCAGTCGAACGTGATCAGCGCCAAGCTCGGGCCGCGCTCCGGCAAGGCCGAGATCTCGACGCGCATCCGGCTCGCCGACACGCAGTCGGTGATCGCGATCTGCGAACTGTCCGACGGCACGTTCTGGTCCGACAAGGTCGACGTGATCCTGACGATCAGCGCCTGTCTGGAGGATCCGGTCTGA
- the soxX gene encoding sulfur oxidation c-type cytochrome SoxX, whose product MTGRGALAMALVVLACAPGAAQDSTAAALVPYAVVGDAIPKSLTGKPGDPANGRAIVVKRENTCLLCHSGPFPDQRFQGDLSPSLGGTGSRWSEGELRLRMVDASRLNPATIMPSFYRIDGLTRVAANFRGKPVLTAEQIEDVVAFLMTLKD is encoded by the coding sequence ATGACCGGCCGCGGCGCACTTGCAATGGCCCTTGTTGTGCTGGCCTGCGCGCCCGGCGCCGCGCAGGACTCCACGGCTGCGGCGCTGGTGCCTTACGCCGTGGTGGGCGACGCCATCCCGAAGTCGCTGACCGGCAAGCCCGGCGATCCGGCGAACGGCCGGGCCATCGTGGTCAAGCGCGAGAACACTTGTTTGCTGTGCCATTCAGGCCCATTTCCAGACCAACGCTTCCAGGGCGATCTGTCGCCCAGCTTGGGCGGCACCGGGTCGCGCTGGTCGGAGGGCGAATTGCGGCTGCGCATGGTCGACGCCTCCCGGCTCAACCCCGCGACCATCATGCCGTCGTTCTACCGGATCGACGGTCTGACCCGCGTGGCGGCGAACTTCCGCGGCAAGCCGGTGCTGACCGCGGAGCAGATCGAGGACGTGGTGGCCTTTCTGATGACGCTGAAGGATTAG
- a CDS encoding NAD(P)/FAD-dependent oxidoreductase: MTDRVQRTRRQFLKSAAAIGAATACFKPALSQGAGPRVVIIGGGFGGTGCARALRNADPKINITLIETNATYTAPPQSNAVIAGLMELSHQEFGYDKVKAAGIDVINAAATAVDPEKRTVTLANGATLLAYDRLVVSPGIDFRAGFVQGYDRAAAETMPAAFNNAAEIMVLRRQLEAMADGGTVVVTSPVNPARCPPAPYERASLIAHYLKTRKPRSKVIVLDQKENFTMQKLFEAAWQELYPGLIEWVGLSNGGALSQIEASSKTISTDFDKYQAAVASIIPTQTAGRAADLAHVADRTGWCPVDPLTFESKLQKNIHVIGDAAIAGAMPRSASAAQSQSRICAAAIAALFGGKSPEAPTLTSSCYSLIAPDYAISQRGTYRPADDLYAESGPGVIISPQDAPRSLRKDEADQADAWFRTITGETFG, from the coding sequence ATGACGGATCGAGTGCAGAGAACTCGGCGACAGTTCTTGAAGTCTGCTGCAGCGATTGGTGCGGCGACGGCGTGCTTTAAGCCGGCGCTATCGCAAGGCGCAGGCCCGCGCGTGGTCATCATCGGCGGTGGCTTTGGCGGGACGGGATGCGCCCGCGCGCTGCGCAATGCCGACCCGAAGATCAACATCACACTCATCGAGACCAATGCGACCTACACGGCGCCGCCGCAGAGCAACGCCGTGATCGCGGGCCTGATGGAGCTCAGCCATCAGGAGTTCGGCTACGACAAGGTCAAGGCCGCCGGCATCGACGTGATCAATGCCGCGGCGACTGCCGTCGACCCCGAAAAACGGACGGTGACTCTCGCAAACGGCGCGACGCTCCTCGCCTACGACCGCCTGGTGGTCTCGCCCGGCATCGATTTTCGCGCGGGCTTCGTGCAGGGCTACGACCGCGCCGCCGCCGAGACGATGCCGGCCGCCTTCAACAACGCCGCCGAGATCATGGTGCTGCGCCGCCAGCTCGAAGCCATGGCGGACGGCGGCACCGTCGTCGTCACCTCGCCGGTCAATCCGGCGCGCTGCCCGCCCGCGCCTTACGAGCGCGCCAGTCTTATTGCCCACTATTTGAAGACGCGGAAGCCGCGCTCCAAGGTGATCGTGCTCGACCAGAAAGAAAACTTCACCATGCAGAAGCTGTTCGAGGCGGCATGGCAGGAGCTCTATCCCGGCTTAATCGAGTGGGTCGGGCTGTCGAACGGCGGCGCGCTGAGCCAGATCGAGGCTTCGAGCAAGACCATCTCGACCGACTTCGACAAATACCAGGCCGCGGTCGCGAGCATCATCCCGACGCAAACGGCCGGACGCGCCGCCGACCTCGCCCACGTCGCCGACCGCACCGGCTGGTGTCCGGTCGATCCGCTGACATTCGAATCGAAGCTGCAAAAGAACATCCACGTGATCGGCGACGCCGCGATCGCGGGCGCGATGCCGCGCTCGGCGTCGGCAGCGCAATCACAGAGCCGGATTTGCGCCGCGGCGATTGCGGCGCTGTTCGGAGGCAAAAGCCCCGAAGCGCCGACGCTGACCAGCTCGTGCTACAGCCTGATCGCGCCGGACTACGCGATCTCGCAGCGCGGGACCTATCGCCCGGCCGACGACCTGTATGCCGAATCCGGCCCCGGCGTGATCATCAGCCCGCAGGATGCTCCGCGCTCGCTGCGCAAGGACGAGGCCGATCAGGCCGACGCCTGGTTCCGCACCATCACCGGCGAGACCTTCGGATGA